The Onychomys torridus chromosome 4, mOncTor1.1, whole genome shotgun sequence DNA window tgcttCACATTCCCTATAGTCCTTCTTCATCAGTCCTCTACACTGccggtagtggtgtgtgtgtgtgtgtgtgtgtgtgtgtgtgtgtgtgtgtgtgtgcgcttttaatgccagcactctggaggtggagccactcaggtggatctgagttcaaggcagtctggtctacagagttctaggacagccagggtgacacagaaaaaccatgtctcatGTCTcaaagatagatggatggatggatggatggatggatggatggatggatggatggatggacggacggacagatggatagataggttCTTCAAAGGTCGAGACAGCCTCTGCTGGGTGTACATATTTTCCAGTCTAAACGATTCCTCCTCAGTGTTACAGTCTCTTACTTGTAAAAGGCTCAGTGCCACACCCTTCAGGGCACTGATTCCTTGATGAAGTCTTCTGCAGGGTTTGTGCTTTATGGTTCAACACATTGTTGTCATACAATCACACTTTCTAACTACAAATTTAATGTcacatctgggggtggggggtcctcatgtagccctggctagtatGGAACTAATTATGTAGCCAGTGTTTGTCCTGAACCCCTGGTCCTCCAATGTGCCACCATgattgtcctctctctctctctctctcaactgacTCTCCCTATATTGccaagtctggcctcaaactctgagttctgagttctcCTGCTCCCATCTCCCTAATACTGGGGTTACAAGaatttgccaccactgccagatCCAATTTCACCTAACTAAGCCTTGTGCCTTCAACTTTCTGTAGTATGACATCAGTAGGAATCTCTCTCAGTCcatcatctctctctgtttctctctgtattttggcgttttgtttttgaaacagggtctcactctgtagttagtcctggctggcctcaaactcagcaattgtcatgcctctgcctcccaagtactgggattaaaggtatgaacaTATGAAGAcagcttttaacttttttttttttttaagttttttgagacagggtgtctctatgtagccctggccatcctggtacttactctgtagaccaggctggcctcaaactcagaaaggcttttaaatttttaaaaattacatgtgtgtgtgtgtgtgtgtgtgtgtgtgtgtgtgtgtgtacgtcaCATTTGcttgtggagtcagaggacaactttggggagttgtTTCTGACACGTGGGTCTCAGTGATCAAACTTGTGTGTTGAGGCTTTCTATGGTAAGTGCCTTAACAAActtagtttgtttttaatacacatacttttttgtttgtgtgtgtgtgtgtgtgtgtgtgtgtgtgtgtgtgtgtgtgtgtgtgtgtttcgagacagggtttccctgtgtagctttgcgcctttcctggaactcatttggtagcccaggctggcctcgaactcactgagatccgcctagctctgcctcccgagtgctgggattaaaggcgtgtgccaccactgccctgcttagtttgtttttgagacatggtcccactgtgtaaccctggctggcctggaacttgctctgtcaaCCAAGCTTTGttctctgttctttgttttttctttattgaggcagggtcacaTATAGCTATGCTTGCCATGTACTTGCTGATCTTGAGTTCCTGATCCTTCTGACCCTGGCTGTGCGGTTTACCAGAGAAAGAAATTGTTCGCACTGTAGACCTTAATGATAGCACAAATGTTCATGTTGTTTGAGAGAGGATTGCTGTATGTCTCTGTgctctcactatgtatccctggctggccttaaagtcCCATCCATCTTCCCCCCTCAACCCCTGCTAGGATTACATCTGGCTAatgttgtttccttttctttctttcttcttttctgtttgtgtggggtttttggttttgttttgtttggtgtgatgtggtgtggtgtggtgtggttttgttgttgttttgttttgttgttttgtttctgaggcaggatctcactaggtaggtctggctgtcctggaactcactttgcagacaaggttagcctcaaactcacagaaatctgtttgTTGCTGCCAAcgtgagtgctgagataaaactatgcccagtttgttttctttctttctctctttctttctttctttttttttttttttttggctttttaaaaaaatttatttatttttttatgtatacagaagagggagccaggtttcattacagattgttgtgagcaccatgtgggtgctgggaattgaactcaggacctctggaagagtagtcagtgctcttaacctctgagccatttctccagcccttctttcttTATTACATCCAGAACTTTCACCTTTTACTTCGAGGAGGCTCTTTATAGCTTTTGTCTGGCATAATCATACTGCCAGCATCACCCTACTGTTGTGCTTTGGGGCCTTTATAAAACTTGAATGTAGCCACAACAACATAGGATGATCCTTCTATAAATAAGAAGGTTGTGTTCAGGTGTGGTCcaacattcctgtaatcccagcatttgggaggcaaagacaagaggattgctataaattcaaagctagcctggtctatgtaataAGCTCCAAGCCATTCAAGGCCACAAACTGGGACTTAGCTCAAAAAGCCAGGGAGAGAACCTTTGACTGAGAGGGATGAGATGCCTATACAATGTGGATACACAAACAAGGGTAAATCAGTGGGCTGGCCAAAGAAACTGTCACTGCTCAGAATGGTGTGCAGTTTCAaccttttgagttggtatttttctgaCAATTTCCACTTCATATTTTCAGACCAAAACCAACCAGGAAAAGCTTAGAAAGTAACAAAGAAAGCCTACTGTGTTGCCTGGGTGATTTGTGAAGTTTTTACgttttcttgttttagttttagtttctctttcttttttaaaatatttactttatgtgcattggtgttttgcctgcatatatgtttgtgtgagggtcttggagttacagacaattgtgagctgccatgtgggtggtgggaattgaacccaggtcctctggaagagcagccagtgctctcattcgctgagccatctctccggccctcccttttctgtttttagtttgtcaagacagggtctctttgtgtatccctggctatcctggaactcacactgtagaccaggctagcctcaaactcggagattcacctgcctttgcctccccagtgctgggatcaaaggtttAAGCCACTTCTTAATAAAGTTCTTAATAAGGAAGGAAAGTTAGGTATGGTAGCATAAGCTGACACtatcagcactctggaggcagaggcaggtgtggtgcttcatacctataatctcaacagCCAGGAGGCAGCAAGAGGATGATGTGAGTCCTCTGAGGTCAGTCTATTGAATACCAGGCTAGAtgttgtgagaccctgtctcaaaaaacataataaGGACCAGAgttatggctcagcagttaagagaacttgttctttcaggggtcctgagttaggttcccagcagctacacgatggctcacaaccatccatattTCCCATCAATAACTCTAGTTTcggggaatccagtgccctcttctgacttctcaggCACCAGAAGCATaagtgatacacatacatactcacacacagaatactcatacatataaaataagataaattagaaaataaaataaagacagagtATGGCAGCACTCACCTATAATCAGAGCACTCAGGAGATAAAGGCcagagagtcagaagttcaaggccagccttagccgCACAGTaagatcaaggtcagcctgggttacaggagaccctgtcacTTACTGCGTTCATCTAtttccatctgtgtgtgtgaagatcagagtgtaactggttctctccttctacagttatatcccaggaatcaaactcaggtcctcaggcacAGAATCTTTACCCACTAGGCCATCTCACCAGAcagtgatcctgtctcaaaaacaaaagaaaaaaaaatgaaaatgacaagAACGTGATGAACATTAAAATGGAAACACTGCGCTGTTCCTAGGACCACAGAAGTAAGCAAAGAAATAGGAGGTGCCAATAGACAACCATTCGGAGTATATCTTCACACATGTTGTGCATTCCGTTATTTAAAGTCCAACACATAAAAACTGATCGTTAGGAGCTGGGGTGGAGCACCATAGGGAGAGTTGCTCACCTAGCATGAATGGGGCCTTAAACCCCCACACACAGCTCCTTAACCCTGACATGGTAGCctgtaatccctgtactcaggaggtggagagagagaatctcaaggctagcctggtccctAGTCTACAGTCTCAGGCAGCTATATGCCTTGAtcgtgggggcaggggcaggcaaagggcaagagaaaaagaaagaagggctaACTTGAAGTGATGTCCACCCTTTGGCATTGCCACAGGATATTGTCATCTACAAGTTCATAAGTTCACACCTGAGGCTTGAGAACTGTACCATTAAATTACCAAAGAAAACCacccaaaaaaggaaaagaaaaggaaaaaagcgtatacattttttttgtttgttttttcaagacaaggtctttatgtagctctgtctggcctggaacctactgtgtagaccaggctggcctcagacttacagagatctgcctgccttagcctccggggtgctgggattaaagctgtaccccaccatgcccagtttgatGTTTTAAGTAAGCTTATAGTTCTGTGTTGGGACAATTCATAGCTGTCCTTGGCCACATGTGCCCTGTGAGTTGACCGCTCCTGAATATTCTTAGTCTCTGGATAGAAGACTTTCGTCAATGTTTCCAAAGGGACTTTTCAGAGAAGTATAGAAGCCAAAACCTGGGCCAGGACAGCCAATTCTACCCCAGGTTTCTAGGTAGCTCCTGGGCACTTTCAGGCTAGACTTGGTGCCAGATGTAGCCCTTGCTTAGCTTGGGGGACAGGTCCTAGTACCCAGGGAATATACTCCATTTTCTCCTGTCTAACAAGGATAAGATCAGGAATCacccaggagctggagagctTCTGGGACTAAGATGACCCAGACTTGGGTCTTTCCACTCTGCCAGGAATTGAGTTCTGAACATGAACATGCTGGGCACGTGCTCTGAGCTTGACCCCAACCCCATCATAGCTGAAGTTATCTCATCCTTCTGACCACCACCCTGCCCAGGCTCTCAACAGTCCTTAGCTGGATCACAGGCACACAAAGTGTGGCTCCTGGAAATTTGTGAGACATATGCATTATTCCGCTGCTCTCCAAGCTTGATGGGGGTGGAGCCCAGCAATTGGTAGTTATGTCAAATTGTCCGGATGACACTAATGCCTGTCCAAGTTTCAGATCTAGTATTTCACTCTGGTATAGGCCCTTCAAGGGATATGGTGACCTGGTCTATGCCCTTCTCTGCTACCAGTGCCTAGACCCTGGCAGGCATGTAGTAAGTATTTACTGGGGTTTGTTGATGTTGCTCAGTTTGTTTGATGATGCTGCCCCTACCAAGCCTATACAAAGACCCAGGTccgcggtggtggcccacgcctttaatgccagcacttgggaggcagagccaggcggatctctgtgagttcgaggccagcctgggctacagagtgagttccaggaaaggcgcaaagctacacagagaaaccctgtctcgaaaaaaccaaaaccaaaacaaaacaaaaaaaagacccaagtccaatcctcagcaccaaatatatagagcagagaaaaatggcagatttatgtatttatttaatcattcattcattcattttttacttttagtttttcgagacattcattcattcatttatttttagtttttcgagattTACCCAATGCTTAACAACAATGATGATAAGGACAGCAACCAGCCATTGACCGAGGAATACCTGTGCGCCAAGCTCTGAGCGCCAAGATTTTGGAGGATGAAAACCCCAGCAGTCACCCTAGATAACATTATACagtgaaactgaggctcagatgGGTCAAGCGCTTCACACAGGGTCACCTAGGCAGAGACCGGGAATCCTTGTGGGATGCTCAGAGAGGTTCCTGGAGCCCGGCGGCCGCGCGTGCGCGGTCCGGATAACGGTGGCAGAGAGTGTGGCGAAAGTGCGGCTGCGGAAGCGCAGCGAGGCCGGGGAGGAGGAAGCGAGCGCCGCTGCGGGGCTGCGGGGCTCCCGGCGCCATGGGCCGCCTGCACTGCACGCAGGACCCGGTGCCCGAGGCCGTGCGCGGCGACATGCAGCAGCTGAACCAGCTGGGCGCGCAGGTGGGCCTCGCCTGGGCGTGGGAGGGGCTCAGGAGAGGGCCGGCTCACTCCGGAGGTGGGGACCCCTGGGGACCAGATTGGTAGGCTCCTAGAGTTGGGAATGAGGGGATTGCGAGGGGCCCCAGGTTGAACATTTTCGGGAGGGCAGGTCGACTGCAAGCCGGGTGAGGGTATCAGTGTGGCCAGGCCTGAGTGGAGCTCTGGGCCTGAGCCGGAAGAGGCTCGGACGGGACCGGTGACCACACCCCTTTCCAGTCCCGGAAAAGGTGCATGCTTTCGAGGCCCCGTCCCTGCTGTAGAGCTCGGAATGCCACCTCCTGTTCAGACCGCGGGAATCAGCCAAGTCAAGGCGTCTGGGACCATCCCGTCCTCCTCCCGGAATAAACGGGTGACAGTGACCCTTGTCAATACCAGCGTTTAGGAGGTGGCATCAGGAGTTCAGGTCCAGCTTTCACTACAtatctagttcaaggccagtctgaactacatgagacctcctgtcaaaaaacaaaatagataaatagataaccCTTCACCCCTGTAAATGTACTACCCACACACTTAGGGCAGAGcagtgctcacctttaatcccaggattcaggaggcCGGCTGCGGCAAGTTGATCTCTGAAAATTCAAAACCAGTCTcttctacataatgagtttcaggccagcaagagttacatagtaagaccctgactcaaaataaataagtaagtaagtaagaaagaaagatctaTGGGTAGTACATGCCTGCCCTGCCaccacttgagagactgaggcagaaaaatTGCAGTCCTCCGCCCTCTGCCTTCCAGGGCTAGGATTCCAGGATGAACCACTATGTCTGGCCTTGTTTGTTTCAGCCTACTTCTCAATAAAttggccaagctggccttgaatttagactCCTTCCTCAGTCCCcggagtagctgagattacataCCTGTGCCAACAGgtcctgctctttttttttttttttaaatgtgtatgggtccctagcctgcatgtatgcatgtgtgccacatgcatgcctagttcccacagaggtcagaagagagcataggATGCATTGGAACTGAAGTTAGGGATGGTTTtgaaccatgtgggtgctgggatccgaacctgggtcctctggaagagcagacagtgctctcttagctcctgagccatctctccaacctgaaaaaaaaaatggttttctccAGCATAAAAAAAAGTTAGTTTTTCCTTAGTAAGCCATTTAACTATGTAGCCTACACtaacctcaaattcatgatcctcctgcctctgcctccccaagtgctggatgCAATTGCAGGCATGCACTCACTACCTTTCCTGGCTGAGTTTCTGTTGTTGGTGCACATGAACAGTACTTTCCAGGGAGACAGCTCTGTGTAAGCATGGATGGAACAGATATGAACCACATACTCTTTGCAGTGGAATTCATGATTCTAGGACTGTGGCAGTCACTAAAATTGGATGTATAGTATATCATCGTCCTCTAGGAAGATTGTGCCCCCAGACTTTGCAGATTAGGTCAATGAAGGGGTGTCTCCTTTCATGGGCTGGCATTTCCCTAACATTGAGCATCTCTTCCGCTGTTTGCTTTTGATAATAGTTAAGACTTGGATAGGTAGATAGCTGATGAGCAATCCTGGGCAGGGCAGCACTGTCAGAAGACTTACTCAGCAGATACTTCCTGTGCATTTAACAAGAGTTAAGATGCTGTGAAGACAAAAGGCTATATCTAGAAATGCTGGGGAAGTCTGTGTTTCTTATCGAGGTTGCAAAACATAGGTGTGGTGTCCCCCTAGGGAATGTACAGTCACAGCAGAAAAACAGGAGAaacagatcctgcctcaaaggtggtcattgtggcacacacctttattgatttttaaatccccccccctctctgttttttgaaacaggatttcttgATGTATCTGTGGTTGCCCTGAAACTCATTCTAtggaccaggctgccctggaactctgattcacctgcctctgcctctcaagtcctAGTATCCAAAGGAATGTGTGACCACTGTCTGGCTATAcacttttattattatcttttgtttgtttatttatttatttatttatttatttattgtttatgtggagccctggctggcctggaactcactatgtagaccaggctggccttggtctACAAACCAGTGCTACACAGTAacaccctctctcaaaacaaaaccctgaaccAAACCACCAACAGTAACATCTTAAAAGAATTTCtcttttcatctgtttttttttttttttttttttttttgagctgaggatcgaacccagggccttgtgcttgctaggcaagcgctctaccactgagctaaatccccaacccaacatttGGCCTTTAACCccaaccctcaggaggcagaggtaggcaggtctctgtgagttcaaggccagcttggtgtacATATTGAGCTTTAGGCAggtcagggatacacagtgagaccctctctcaaacacaaaaacagagaaCCCTGCCTCAACAAAGTGGAAGGTAAAAACCAGCTCttgaaaggtgtcctctgactgcctcccacctccccatagtaaataaataaataaagggggaAGGGGTGAACATGATTGAAACACACTGTATCAAATCTCAAAGAATTGCCAGGCAAtgatggtgcactcctttaatcccagcacttggaaggcaaaagcaggcagatctctgtgaatttgagggcagcctagtctacagagcaagctttAGGACAGCtcgagctacacagagaaactctggcttgaaaaacaaacaaactccaggAATTAATAAGATAGTAAGTAAATATGGATCATCAAGCCTCTGATTCCATTCACTCTCAAAAGCCTACAGTTGTGTGGCACACTAGTTGGAGTGGGGACACTGGATGCTGTGGCAcactgggtggtggcacactgggCGATGGACAGCAGGGAGCAGAGATGGTGCTGAtgctgtgtgttttccttttgcaGCAGTTCTCAGCCCTGACAGAAGTGCTTTTCCATTTCCTAACTGAGCCCAAAGAGGTGAGTAAAGCGTTCTGTGCCAACATGGATCTAAAGGCCTGAGAACTTAGAGAAGAAGGTCTGGGTGCTGTGGCTGCActtacaaaggacctgggttcagttcccagaacccacgtggcagctcacaaccctctgtaattccTGTTTCATGGATCCCATGaaacatacgtgcaggcagaatattcatgcacataaataaaataaatctttttttttttttttttttgagctgaggaccagggccttgcgcttgctaggcaagcactctaccactgagctaaatccccaaccccaataaatCTTTTTGAAAGGTAAGTAAAGGTCTGTTTGTGCTGTCCCCTCTCTGCAGGTGGAGCGCTTTCTGGCTCAGCTCTCGGAATTTGCCACTGCCAATCAGATGAGTCTTGGCCCCCTCAAAAGCATCATGAAAAGCCTCCTTCTGGTTCCGAATGGTGAGTTTACTCTCAGCAGCTCCATAGAGACACTGCTGCTGCTACCTGAGCCTTCCTTTAGTTAGGGAGTCATCCAAGCAGTGTCCAGTAAATAGGCAGACATGGCGGGGCATGCAGTCTAGATCGGAATCTGGGTGAGGAGGTGAATGTCACAGCTCTTTAACCAGTATCTATAAAATAGTTAACCATGGAACCagtcttagctgggtggtggggtaGAGAGAATGTCAAGTGAAAGCTTTGGAGAAGcgattattttttgctttttgatctttttgttttgtttgtttttgagacaaggcctccctgtgtagccctggctgttctggacctCATTGTGTAGAGCAGGCCGctctcatactcacagagatccacctgcctctgccttctgagtccaatttcttcttttgagatagggtttcaatTTCCAACACAAACTGGCATCTAACTCACAAATCTCCTGCCTCAACTacttgagtactggaattacatcATACCAGCatatgagtttttttgttttgttctgtttggttggttggttggttcgggtttttgttcgtttgttttgttttgtttttctggtttatttatttatttatttttgtttatgtgtagccttgactggcctagaacttgctatatagtccaggctggcctggaacttagagaCCTGCTTGCCTCAGCATCcagaatgctatgattaaaggcatgcaccactatgcctagccTTTTATGTCGTTCTTAAAAACATCCTACTGGAACAACTCAGCCCTTCCTGGAGTTATTTCACTTGCCCCTCACTTCTCACTGCTCTTCAAACTGGATTTGTTTAAAGCAAGTAGCAGACAGCATTTCATTCCGGATGCTTAGTTTATCTATCTGTGAAAGATAAGCAGGACCTTTGTCCTATCTGAGAGGAAATCTTGCAGCCAGTGGTCTTGGCTCCTCCTTGTGTGCTGCATTGTGTTCGCTTATGACCATTGTTCTCCCACTCAGCGGGGTCCAGATAGGCCCCAGCTATTTATTTGGCTGCTGAGGGGTGGGGCTTCTGCACCCTTTGTTTGCTCACTATGGAGATCTTGGTCCAAGCTCTTCACCTCTGATAGTCACCCTCTTCAGGGATGAAATGGAGCTGAGGGGGAAGGGTGGAGAAAAATGAGCTGAGGATAAACaattcagtggcagagcaccaggccctgggttcagtctccagcaccagggaaaaaaaaaacaaagtaggtGGAGAAGCTGCCCTTCCGTGTTCTGGTTTATGTGGTCTTGTCTGGGGACTTACTTAAACTGCTGCTTATCCCTAGCAAGCTGTCTGGTCCTTGGGGGTGATCCAGTAttgatttgatttgtattttctattaaaaagtaATTTCCCATCCCTATTCCCCAACGTGTTTCGTCTGTAGTCAGGTAGAATGAAAGAGTGTCCCCACCAAACAGTGCTCAgtatgtttctttctctctccgtgtgtgtgtgtgtgtgtgtgtgtgtgtgtgtgtgtgtgtgtgtttatgatttctttcttttagttataTCTATTCGTGCGTGTCTGGTAGGTAGGAAGGGTAATATACACACGAGTGCAGATGCCCTCCCAGGCCAAAGCCATTGGATCCAACTGGAGCCAGAATTACAGGGGTTTGTGGGTCAccccacatgggttctgggaactgaacataagtcctctgcaagagccctCTCCAACCTCACAAGGCCATTTTTAAGTGCACTGTCAGGGGTCCTTTCTAAAGGTTTGAGATTCACAGAGGCCCTTGATGAGCCCTGTACAGATTAGGGAAGACTGTTCCCAGCAGAGGGAACTGGGAAGGCCAGTGATAGGAACTTGCCTTGGATCAACATGCACACAGGAACCACTGGCATGATGGCcatcacctataatcccaacattggggaagctgaggcaggaggattgtcagcagttaagagtgcccttactactcttccagaggacccaagatcagtcccagcactcatagcttcaggaagtcaactgagctgcatctccaaaCCCCACtcggcttttgttttgttttgtttgtgacagagtttctctctgtagccctcactgtcctagatctcactctgtagatcaggctggcctcgaactcacagagatccacctgtctctacctcccaagtgctgggattaaaagcctgtgccaccaggcctagctGCACTCCAATTTTAACTGAACTCCGTACCAGGCTGCGGTGGAGCTCCACGACTGTAGCCGTGTTCACTCTTCCCTCCACCGGCCTGTCCCAGACCCAGTCTTTTCTGTTGTCTCGGCTCAGTCCAGCATCCCTGAGGGTGACTGACTCCACTGTGCAGTGAACAGGTGTGTGCACTGCCCCTCGGTAGTGTCAGGGCTGCGCTTTGTCCCCAGCCACTGGAGACCTTCCTGAAGCCTGTTGCTTTTGTCTTCTGTGCCATGTAGTTTGGGTCCAACAAATACTTCTTACTGACGTGCTCTCATTTACACTTTATGCTTAAAGGGGCATTGAAGAAGGGGCTCACTGCAGAGCAGGTGCGGACTGATCTCCTGACTCTAGGTAGGTtgcctggggaggaggaggggagggcctCCTAGTTCTTTGTTATGTTAatcatctttctgttctcttacaGGTCTTAGTGAGGAGAAAGCTACTTACTTTTCTGAAAAGGTATAATTCTGTTAATCAAGGTTAAGATCCTGGCTTTTATTTcctgaaaaggaaaggaaaggaaaggggagaaaatgCTGAGCAAGACAAAACCATCCCATTCTTCTTCCGCCAGCTCCACAGGAGTGGCCCACCTGCAGCTGTCAACCAGCTCCGCTTAGGGCAGCCCTAATTTCTTTCCTTTGGCTTGACCAAATATTAATGCCATTGTTGTTCCAATTGCATTAAATCTCGGGATGAAAGTTTTCCactgggtatagtggtgcatgcctataatcccagcactgggagtgggcctcaaggccagcctcctccACCACATAGCAGATTCAAGGTCAGCTGGACTTCGGGATGCCCTGCTGAGAGACCTTGTCCCTACCACATCTTGGATATGTGCATGCTCGTAGACTTAGTCCTGggttccgctctcttccctctttgTTGATTCCGGAGCACTGCTATGCTGGGAGCAGGGGGATAGGGACTGATGGTCCCCACTCTGATGACATTGGCCTTTGATTTTCTTCCAGTGGAAGCAGAATGCTCCAACCCTTGCACAATGGGCCATAGGTCAGACCCTGATGATTAACCAGCTGATTGATATGGAGTGGCGATTTGGAGGTAACTAGATACATCCATTCCTGGTCACATGTTCAGCTGTGATAGGCCTGGACTGAAGAGACTTTTGAAAGCCTAAGTGGGgaagacttgtttgtttgtttgtttgttttaatttttatttatttttatttatttattatgtatacagaagagggtgccagatctcattacagatggttgtgagccaccatgtgggtgctgggaattgaactcagcacctctggaagagcagtcggtgctcttaacctctgagccatctctccagcccggaagATTTGTTCTTGATCTCAGACACCAGTGGGGGCCAGCCAGCTAACTGCCTCAGCCACCTCCATCCCTGGTACCATCCTGCTGGCTCATGTTCACCCCAGCATGGCTGCTCCAGAGCTATATTGAG harbors:
- the Commd7 gene encoding COMM domain-containing protein 7 isoform X3; the protein is MGRLHCTQDPVPEAVRGDMQQLNQLGAQQFSALTEVLFHFLTEPKEVERFLAQLSEFATANQMSLGPLKSIMKSLLLVPNGALKKGLTAEQVRTDLLTLGLSEEKATYFSEKWKQNAPTLAQWAIGQTLMINQLIDMEWRFGVTSGSSELEKVGSIFLQFYSFLHEMERVRASMECLS
- the Commd7 gene encoding COMM domain-containing protein 7 isoform X4 produces the protein MGRLHCTQDPVPEAVRGDMQQLNQLGAQQFSALTEVLFHFLTEPKEVERFLAQLSEFATANQMSLGPLKSIMKSLLLVPNGALKKGLTAEQVRTDLLTLGLSEEKATYFSEKWKQNAPTLAQWAIGQTLMINQLIDMEWRFGVTSGSSELEKVGSIFLQTGVPLEAI
- the Commd7 gene encoding COMM domain-containing protein 7 isoform X5, whose protein sequence is MGRLHCTQDPVPEAVRGDMQQLNQLGAQQFSALTEVLFHFLTEPKEVERFLAQLSEFATANQMSLGPLKSIMKSLLLVPNGALKKGLTAEQVRTDLLTLGLSEEKATYFSEKWKQNAPTLAQWAIGQTLMINQLIDMEWRFGVTSGSSELEKVGSIFLQLHWILS
- the Commd7 gene encoding COMM domain-containing protein 7 isoform X2, translating into MGRLHCTQDPVPEAVRGDMQQLNQLGAQQFSALTEVLFHFLTEPKEVERFLAQLSEFATANQMSLGPLKSIMKSLLLVPNGALKKGLTAEQVRTDLLTLGLSEEKATYFSEKWKQNAPTLAQWAIGQTLMINQLIDMEWRFGVTSGSSELEKVGSIFLQLKLVVKKGKQTENVYIELTLPQFYSFLHEMERVRASMECLS
- the Commd7 gene encoding COMM domain-containing protein 7 isoform X1, which gives rise to MGRLHCTQDPVPEAVRGDMQQLNQLGAQQFSALTEVLFHFLTEPKEVERFLAQLSEFATANQMSLGPLKSIMKSLLLVPNGALKKGLTAEQVRTDLLTLGLSEEKATYFSEKWKQNAPTLAQWAIGQTLMINQLIDMEWRFGVTSGSSELEKVGSIFLQVRSSRLVRADCGLLHLSCLRDALSVALQVALLPSPAPGHRHPGTG